A DNA window from Planctomycetaceae bacterium contains the following coding sequences:
- a CDS encoding DUF1501 domain-containing protein, translated as MRCNHFTTSLTRRGLLQSSACGFGHLALGALAAKNAAADSSPAMSPLAASVPHIPARAKRIIFLFMWGGPSHVDLFDPKPRLNSLEGKPLAGADVGRDDRKNLGTLLGSPFRFRQHGDSGIWISELFPSLARHADRLCVIRSMHTEGEAHGEALLKLHTGKANLVRPSVGAWISYGLGCESDSLPAFVTISPPRGHGGVQNYGSAFLPAIHQGTAIGSAEIPIAESTVSNISNARMNSGQQRSQLDLIQTLNRRHLQQAAADPQIEGLIASYELAFRMQSTMPQVLGLNGESKSTLDAYGIDREPTNNFGRQCLLARKLAEAGVRYIQVSTNYTWDHHNKVVDGHIGESAKVDQPISALLTDLDQRGLLEDTLVLWGAEFGRTPTAENGDGRGHHPRAFTMWMAGGGAKGGLTYGSTDDFGYYPADNPVHMHDLHATLLYALGMDHQRLTYRHAGRDFRLTDIFGNIMHDLLT; from the coding sequence ATGAGGTGCAACCATTTCACAACGTCGCTGACTCGACGCGGCCTGCTGCAGTCCAGCGCCTGCGGATTCGGCCATCTTGCGCTGGGGGCTCTGGCCGCGAAGAACGCCGCAGCCGATTCGTCGCCGGCGATGAGCCCGCTGGCGGCCTCCGTCCCGCACATTCCCGCGCGAGCGAAGCGGATCATCTTTCTGTTTATGTGGGGTGGTCCCAGTCATGTCGATTTGTTCGACCCGAAGCCCCGCTTGAATTCACTCGAAGGCAAGCCCCTGGCCGGTGCCGACGTGGGCCGCGACGACCGGAAGAATCTCGGCACGCTGCTCGGTTCGCCGTTTCGCTTTCGACAGCACGGCGACAGCGGTATCTGGATCAGTGAACTGTTTCCTTCGCTGGCCAGACATGCCGACAGACTGTGTGTGATCCGGTCGATGCACACGGAAGGCGAAGCTCACGGCGAAGCACTTCTGAAGCTGCACACCGGCAAAGCCAATCTGGTCCGGCCCAGTGTCGGAGCCTGGATCAGCTACGGCCTTGGCTGCGAAAGTGACAGCCTGCCGGCGTTCGTCACGATATCTCCGCCGCGAGGTCACGGTGGAGTTCAGAATTACGGCAGCGCGTTTCTTCCGGCCATTCATCAGGGAACCGCCATCGGATCGGCCGAAATTCCCATCGCCGAATCGACGGTCTCCAACATTTCCAACGCTCGGATGAATTCCGGTCAGCAGAGGTCTCAGCTTGATCTGATCCAGACACTGAACCGTCGGCATCTGCAGCAGGCCGCCGCCGATCCTCAGATCGAAGGACTGATCGCCAGCTATGAACTGGCATTTCGAATGCAGTCCACGATGCCTCAGGTGCTGGGTCTGAACGGTGAATCGAAGTCGACGCTGGATGCTTACGGAATCGACAGGGAACCAACCAACAACTTCGGCCGACAGTGCCTTCTGGCTCGCAAGCTTGCTGAAGCGGGGGTTCGCTACATTCAGGTCTCCACAAACTACACGTGGGACCACCACAACAAGGTCGTTGATGGTCACATCGGTGAATCGGCGAAAGTCGACCAGCCGATTTCGGCGCTGCTGACCGATCTGGATCAGCGGGGACTCCTGGAGGACACGCTGGTGCTGTGGGGCGCGGAATTCGGCCGTACGCCGACGGCGGAAAACGGTGACGGTCGCGGACACCATCCGCGAGCATTCACCATGTGGATGGCAGGCGGCGGAGCGAAGGGCGGACTGACGTACGGTTCCACCGACGATTTCGGCTACTACCCCGCAGACAATCCCGTGCACATGCACGACCTGCACGCCACTCTGCTGTACGCATTGGGCATGGACCATCAGCGCCTGACGTATCGGCACGCCGGCCGCGATTTCCGACTGACAGATATCTTCGGCAACATCATGCACGACCTGCTGACGTAG
- a CDS encoding Trx7/PDZ domain-containing (seleno)protein, with protein sequence MSRSQQFILSSFAVIVPCVHPAVLSPAAAQDSDSIFFHDDYSKALEEARLTKKPMFLEFRCAPUVNGRAFDTQVVLSPPNSRLGKLLQQYVCARITRMDKVDIGLYDFDRHNALYYFVVNADEQIYLRYGGRDSESATTYLNLRSLELALSEGLKMHAAGDIPPSPRPKSLPASDIPLLRSRTVDRGECIECHLIADYQNINRELNNDLDRPRDMYRSPDIKTIGIHLDVPAGLKVKTATGAADQAGMNSGDVITHLNGTRVRTFGDLQYYYDKVPRDSKVIDIQVLRNETPRSLTLNLPKGWWVTDLGFRHWTVEPLVHFQTQPVTAEIREKFGFPAGGFAGELTDRDQFLIQAKPPLKRGDIIYGVEGVFEDDIADSPELHIKLRHRAGSTVRLHVLRDQERFISELTTERQNFRKIVP encoded by the coding sequence ATGTCTCGAAGTCAGCAGTTCATTCTGTCGAGCTTCGCTGTGATCGTGCCCTGCGTTCATCCGGCGGTACTGTCGCCGGCGGCTGCGCAGGATTCAGATTCGATTTTTTTTCACGACGACTACAGTAAGGCTCTGGAAGAAGCCCGACTGACGAAGAAGCCGATGTTTCTGGAATTCCGGTGCGCCCCCTGAGTCAACGGTCGCGCCTTTGACACGCAGGTTGTGTTGTCACCGCCGAATTCCCGACTGGGGAAACTTCTTCAGCAATACGTTTGCGCGCGCATCACAAGAATGGACAAGGTGGACATCGGCCTGTACGACTTCGACAGGCACAACGCTTTGTACTATTTCGTGGTCAACGCCGATGAACAGATCTATCTGCGATATGGCGGTCGTGACTCGGAATCGGCGACCACGTACCTGAATCTGCGCAGCCTGGAACTGGCATTGTCGGAGGGTCTGAAGATGCATGCCGCCGGCGACATTCCTCCATCGCCGCGCCCGAAGTCGCTGCCGGCCTCCGACATTCCCCTGTTGCGAAGTCGAACTGTCGACCGTGGTGAGTGCATCGAGTGCCATCTCATCGCCGATTACCAGAACATCAACAGAGAGCTAAACAATGATCTGGACCGTCCGCGCGACATGTATCGTTCCCCGGACATCAAGACCATCGGCATTCATCTGGATGTTCCCGCCGGCTTGAAAGTGAAAACGGCAACCGGTGCCGCCGATCAGGCGGGCATGAATTCGGGCGACGTCATCACTCATCTGAACGGCACGCGAGTCCGCACGTTTGGCGACCTGCAGTACTACTATGACAAAGTGCCGCGCGACTCGAAGGTGATCGACATTCAGGTGCTGCGAAACGAGACACCGCGTTCGCTGACGCTGAATCTTCCGAAAGGATGGTGGGTCACGGACCTGGGCTTTCGTCACTGGACGGTCGAACCGCTTGTTCATTTTCAGACGCAGCCGGTGACGGCCGAAATCCGGGAGAAGTTCGGTTTCCCCGCCGGCGGATTCGCCGGTGAACTGACCGACCGCGATCAGTTTCTTATCCAGGCGAAGCCGCCGCTAAAGCGAGGTGATATCATCTACGGAGTCGAAGGAGTCTTCGAAGACGACATCGCCGATTCTCCTGAACTGCACATTAAGCTCCGTCATCGCGCCGGCAGCACAGTCCGTCTGCATGTCCTGCGAGATCAGGAACGATTCATTTCCGAACTGACAACCGAGCGACAGAATTTCCGAAAGATCGTTCCATGA
- a CDS encoding carboxy terminal-processing peptidase, with product MQLNLVTPGRLLVCSLAALMAAGFTFAGDSVSISQEDGRTAQLVANMIAARHINHPSINDELSERLLKRYVDVWDSQKLYFLQSDLDEFSKYQDQLDDLIRAGNVDFAVTVFERYRQRLAQRMPSISQLIDADHDFAVKEEMVLDPDNLDWAKSEAELQDRWRKRIKFDLLMLKLDDTELAEARTRLHKRYHRNQQFMEQTESHEILELYLSSLTHCLDPHSAYMSPQTLEDFKISMENELQGIGARLKYDDGYTVVEEVIEGGAAFADGRIVKGDKIIGVDPDGPNGPAELVDVVEMKLTKVVSYIRGQAGTRVTLQVKREAGGIEDFVLDRQVVKLTDQDVKGKIIETGEWLDGRKARIGVLNIPSFYRNFDDASLGGEFKSTSKDVKKVLQQFNAQGVEALIVDLRWNGGGALSEAIEVSGLFIPNGPVVQVREPDNTVTPYKDEDPDMYWRKPMIVVCNRLSASASEIFAGAIQDYGRGIVVGDVKTHGKGSVQNVMNVANRLSFFDKDRGALKLTISKFYRVNGDSTQNKGVLSDIALPSLLNHRDIGEDSLDNALAFDRIQRADGYIPFSTYRNDAIVTEMAKRSSQRVQQDPDFQKTVKNVERYLERKNRKTISLNEETLRYEEEELKREQKEEEEAMKQASGMSDDKDIFRNDSYNRELLNISVDYMELRDNLRTVNRS from the coding sequence ATGCAATTGAATCTGGTCACCCCGGGTCGACTGCTGGTCTGTTCTCTGGCGGCACTGATGGCCGCGGGATTCACGTTTGCCGGGGACTCCGTCAGCATCTCGCAGGAAGACGGCCGGACAGCTCAGCTGGTCGCCAACATGATTGCGGCCCGCCACATCAACCATCCGTCAATCAACGACGAACTTTCCGAGCGGCTGCTGAAACGCTACGTCGACGTCTGGGATTCGCAGAAGCTGTACTTTCTGCAGTCCGATCTGGACGAGTTCTCGAAATACCAGGATCAGCTTGACGACCTGATTCGCGCTGGCAACGTCGATTTCGCCGTTACCGTCTTCGAACGATACCGTCAGCGTCTGGCTCAGAGAATGCCGTCCATCAGCCAGCTGATCGATGCCGACCACGACTTTGCCGTCAAAGAAGAGATGGTTCTGGATCCGGACAACCTGGACTGGGCAAAGTCCGAAGCGGAACTGCAGGATCGCTGGCGCAAGCGAATCAAGTTCGATCTGCTGATGCTGAAGCTGGATGACACGGAACTCGCGGAGGCCCGTACGCGGCTGCACAAGCGGTACCACCGTAATCAGCAGTTCATGGAACAGACGGAGTCCCACGAAATCCTGGAACTCTATCTGTCATCGCTGACGCACTGTCTTGATCCGCATTCCGCCTATATGTCGCCGCAGACGCTGGAGGATTTCAAGATCAGCATGGAGAACGAGTTGCAGGGCATTGGAGCCCGGCTGAAATACGATGACGGCTACACCGTCGTTGAAGAAGTGATCGAAGGCGGAGCCGCTTTCGCCGACGGCAGGATTGTCAAGGGCGACAAAATCATCGGCGTTGACCCTGATGGTCCGAACGGCCCTGCGGAACTTGTGGACGTCGTCGAAATGAAGCTGACGAAAGTGGTTAGCTACATCCGCGGACAAGCCGGCACACGCGTGACTCTTCAGGTCAAGCGGGAAGCCGGCGGCATCGAAGATTTCGTTCTGGATCGACAGGTTGTGAAACTGACGGACCAGGACGTGAAGGGCAAGATTATCGAAACCGGGGAATGGCTTGACGGTCGCAAAGCCCGCATCGGTGTCCTGAACATTCCGTCGTTTTACCGAAATTTCGACGATGCTTCGCTTGGCGGTGAATTCAAAAGCACCAGCAAGGACGTCAAGAAAGTCCTGCAGCAATTCAACGCCCAGGGCGTCGAAGCGCTGATCGTCGATCTTCGCTGGAACGGCGGTGGTGCCCTGAGCGAAGCGATTGAAGTGTCCGGACTGTTCATTCCCAACGGTCCCGTCGTTCAGGTGCGAGAACCGGACAACACGGTGACTCCGTACAAGGATGAAGATCCCGACATGTACTGGCGCAAGCCGATGATTGTCGTCTGTAATCGTCTGTCGGCGTCAGCGTCAGAGATTTTCGCGGGAGCCATTCAGGACTACGGTCGCGGAATCGTTGTCGGTGACGTCAAGACGCATGGCAAGGGAAGCGTTCAGAATGTCATGAACGTCGCCAACCGATTGTCATTCTTCGATAAGGACCGCGGAGCACTGAAGCTGACGATCAGCAAGTTCTACCGCGTCAACGGAGACAGCACTCAGAACAAAGGAGTCCTTTCCGACATTGCTCTTCCGTCACTGCTGAACCATCGGGATATCGGCGAAGATTCGCTCGACAACGCGCTGGCATTCGACCGAATTCAGCGGGCCGATGGCTATATCCCGTTCTCGACCTATCGAAACGACGCCATCGTCACGGAAATGGCAAAACGCAGCAGCCAGCGAGTTCAGCAGGATCCTGACTTCCAGAAGACCGTTAAGAACGTCGAACGCTATCTGGAACGCAAGAACCGCAAGACGATCTCGCTGAACGAAGAAACGCTACGTTATGAAGAAGAAGAACTGAAGCGGGAACAGAAGGAAGAAGAGGAAGCCATGAAGCAGGCCAGCGGCATGAGCGACGACAAGGACATCTTCCGGAACGATTCCTACAACCGCGAACTGCTGAATATCTCCGTGGATTACATGGAACTGCGTGACAATCTGCGGACGGTCAATCGAAGCTGA
- a CDS encoding VWA domain-containing protein: MRLQMTRRLAAFRKQHRKGVFFALAIICLIGAMTFVGLSVDLGMITVTKTRMQAAADSAALAAAQEIVVAVREAAAAGETDLQIVQALSAAQARDMAEHVCDLNGFYIEPETDVVLGSRLLAEDGVSYVEAWGTPPYNMVKVRIRKDNPDSSAEDAKLPLIFAPVVGERAQAITAEASAFIESRDIVAVLDYSGSMAYDSLIYSGSINRLGLSAIELSLDDIWSALSTSGVAYSDDANTLKFPSTGFGGINTVADGYISSSNVTTVFETLNLDDGGPPAEVSPDEEFWLDWSYQNSNYSGNRYYTTAFGYDWRKYVTGSNTDGIWRRPDGTNNSYQNVPLSTYTDLASSTGTYIPFPQEGKSTSTGLRKGKPSASTSESLWRDYIQFVMNDSTLNSYGYRKKYCYRTLMHYLISERMENHNSEDLWRAPIYPHHALKEGMSLFTGFLDSLGYGDHVGLVTYATTSRVETGLWDDGADVTVDLGTEHLTDNYTGIDTIQTHKQPGHYNRSTGIGYGIDDAIDLIASQGRYGAQKAILLMTDGQSNQYPSGFDQNDLPSDWDWNEITDFDGDGVADFTIDSSYGGWDSNWRAALYAFMKAKEAKDAGITVNTISVGAGADTVLMQAIADMTGGEYLNVPGGSTIAEMEADLEAAFAVLAGNVPPARLMNGAE, translated from the coding sequence ATGAGACTACAGATGACGCGGCGTCTGGCCGCGTTCAGGAAGCAACACCGCAAGGGAGTGTTTTTCGCGCTGGCGATTATCTGCCTGATCGGCGCCATGACGTTTGTCGGCCTGTCGGTCGACCTGGGCATGATTACCGTCACCAAAACGCGAATGCAGGCCGCGGCAGACTCCGCGGCGCTCGCGGCGGCTCAGGAAATCGTCGTTGCCGTACGCGAAGCAGCGGCGGCCGGTGAAACGGACCTTCAGATCGTGCAGGCTCTGTCCGCCGCGCAGGCTCGCGACATGGCCGAACATGTCTGTGACCTGAACGGCTTTTACATCGAACCGGAAACCGATGTCGTTCTCGGCAGCCGGCTGCTGGCGGAAGACGGGGTTAGTTATGTCGAAGCATGGGGAACACCGCCCTACAACATGGTGAAGGTCCGCATTCGCAAGGACAACCCGGATTCATCCGCCGAAGACGCAAAGCTGCCCCTGATCTTTGCTCCTGTTGTCGGTGAACGGGCTCAGGCCATCACCGCCGAAGCCAGTGCCTTCATTGAATCTCGTGACATCGTTGCCGTGCTGGACTATTCCGGATCAATGGCCTACGACAGTCTGATCTACAGCGGTTCCATCAACCGGCTGGGACTTTCGGCCATTGAACTCAGCCTTGACGACATCTGGTCGGCATTGTCGACGTCCGGCGTCGCTTACAGTGATGATGCAAACACGCTGAAGTTTCCGTCGACGGGATTCGGGGGCATCAACACTGTGGCGGACGGATACATCAGCAGCAGCAACGTGACGACCGTCTTCGAGACACTCAACCTGGATGACGGCGGCCCACCGGCGGAAGTGAGCCCTGATGAAGAGTTCTGGCTGGACTGGTCCTATCAGAACAGCAACTACTCCGGGAATCGCTACTACACAACGGCCTTTGGCTATGACTGGAGAAAATACGTCACCGGCAGCAATACCGACGGCATCTGGAGGCGGCCCGATGGCACGAACAACAGCTACCAGAATGTTCCGCTGTCCACATACACGGATCTGGCATCGTCGACGGGAACCTACATTCCGTTTCCACAGGAAGGCAAGAGCACGTCAACCGGGCTGCGAAAGGGCAAGCCGTCCGCCAGTACCAGTGAAAGCCTGTGGCGAGACTACATTCAGTTTGTCATGAACGACAGCACACTGAATTCCTATGGATATCGCAAGAAGTACTGCTACCGGACACTGATGCACTATCTGATCTCAGAGCGGATGGAAAATCACAATTCCGAAGATCTCTGGCGAGCTCCCATCTATCCGCACCACGCGCTGAAGGAAGGCATGTCGCTGTTCACGGGTTTCCTGGACAGCCTGGGCTATGGTGACCATGTAGGTCTGGTGACCTACGCGACGACATCACGCGTCGAAACGGGATTGTGGGATGACGGTGCCGACGTCACAGTCGACCTGGGAACGGAGCACTTGACCGATAACTACACGGGCATCGACACGATTCAGACTCACAAGCAGCCAGGACACTACAACCGGTCCACCGGCATCGGCTACGGGATCGACGACGCCATTGACCTGATCGCCAGCCAGGGACGATACGGAGCACAGAAGGCAATTCTGCTGATGACGGACGGGCAGTCGAATCAATACCCGAGCGGATTCGACCAGAACGATCTTCCGTCCGACTGGGACTGGAACGAAATCACCGACTTCGACGGTGACGGCGTGGCGGATTTCACGATTGACAGCTCCTACGGCGGCTGGGACTCAAACTGGCGAGCGGCACTTTACGCCTTCATGAAGGCGAAAGAAGCAAAAGATGCCGGTATCACAGTCAACACGATTTCGGTGGGAGCCGGAGCGGACACCGTGCTGATGCAGGCCATCGCCGACATGACCGGCGGCGAATACCTGAACGTGCCCGGCGGTTCGACAATCGCGGAAATGGAAGCGGATCTGGAAGCAGCGTTTGCGGTACTTGCCGGAAACGTGCCTCCCGCACGCCTGATGAACGGAGCCGAATAG
- a CDS encoding TadE/TadG family type IV pilus assembly protein: MRSSSRRGAMRHTAARTRDDRSGVAAVECAVILPVMLVLVLGTIELGTALRAQTILQSAVREAGRLASMDWRFIVADNQTPNQKVEQDIRNFVSASGLPGNDLTISIVYAEGSNEGEVFDISDEDNDLELLQIEIELPYTSISLFPVKHMYGKNVRASVVMRAGIAGGSLGN; this comes from the coding sequence ATGCGATCATCATCGCGCCGCGGCGCGATGCGGCATACGGCTGCCCGCACGCGGGACGATCGGTCCGGCGTGGCCGCTGTGGAATGTGCCGTCATCCTGCCGGTGATGCTGGTGCTTGTGCTGGGAACCATTGAACTGGGTACGGCACTTCGGGCACAGACGATTCTGCAGTCGGCTGTGCGCGAAGCCGGTCGCCTGGCGTCGATGGACTGGCGGTTTATTGTCGCCGACAACCAGACTCCCAACCAAAAGGTCGAGCAGGACATTCGAAACTTTGTATCCGCGTCCGGACTCCCCGGAAACGACCTGACAATCAGTATCGTTTACGCCGAAGGCAGCAACGAGGGTGAGGTGTTCGACATCAGCGACGAAGACAACGATCTGGAACTCCTGCAGATTGAAATTGAACTCCCCTATACCAGTATCAGTCTGTTTCCCGTCAAACACATGTACGGCAAGAACGTGAGAGCGTCCGTGGTCATGCGTGCGGGAATCGCCGGCGGATCACTGGGCAACTGA
- a CDS encoding TadE/TadG family type IV pilus assembly protein, which yields MRLNLRSRKLCNTQRGGERAGAVLVETAVVLPIFFTFIFAFIEFGHCFMTIHTLNSAARRAARLGVAEDTTTDDVHTLAHQILDSAIDADLENVQIWIKDASIFDTPNVETESIDYEDLDDIEVADIETRQLFLVRIQVPYSEVGILGPRWITSLNLYGQAVMRKE from the coding sequence ATGCGACTGAACCTTCGGTCCCGAAAACTCTGCAACACACAGCGCGGCGGTGAACGTGCCGGCGCGGTGCTGGTCGAAACGGCCGTGGTGCTTCCGATCTTCTTCACGTTCATTTTTGCGTTCATTGAGTTTGGTCACTGCTTCATGACCATCCACACGCTGAATTCCGCCGCACGTCGAGCCGCGCGGCTGGGAGTCGCTGAAGACACGACCACGGACGACGTCCATACGCTCGCCCATCAGATCCTGGACTCCGCCATCGACGCGGATCTGGAGAACGTACAGATCTGGATCAAGGACGCGAGCATATTTGACACACCCAACGTCGAGACGGAATCAATCGACTACGAAGACCTGGACGACATTGAAGTGGCCGACATTGAAACTCGGCAGTTGTTTCTCGTTCGCATCCAGGTGCCCTACAGCGAAGTCGGAATCCTTGGTCCGCGCTGGATCACTTCGCTGAATCTGTACGGCCAGGCCGTCATGAGAAAAGAATGA
- a CDS encoding ATP-binding protein, translating into MATMNEQLSQDQQKIRQLEERMRLLEDELMQAQKLSSVGALASSITHEFNNILTTVINYAKMGVRHKDAKTRDKSFDRILSASQRASKITTGMLAYARNTGDRVEPVELSRLLEGVLVLVQKDLQMHRIGVDQDLQPAVWASANASQIQQILMNLIVNGRQAMKEGGRLKLATRDNVEDGWAEISVGDTGCGISNEKLQKIFDPFYTTKTADARGQGGTGLGLALCRRIIEAHKGRIRVESEVGRGTTFTLKLPRAESPAGLIDTSAA; encoded by the coding sequence ATGGCAACGATGAACGAACAGCTCTCACAGGACCAGCAGAAAATCCGTCAACTGGAAGAGCGGATGCGATTGCTGGAGGACGAACTCATGCAGGCGCAGAAGCTGAGTTCCGTCGGTGCGCTGGCCAGCAGCATCACTCACGAATTCAACAACATTCTGACAACGGTCATCAACTACGCGAAAATGGGTGTCCGGCATAAGGACGCGAAGACACGAGACAAGTCCTTTGACCGAATCCTTTCCGCCAGCCAGCGAGCCAGCAAGATCACGACCGGCATGCTGGCGTACGCTCGCAACACCGGCGACCGAGTCGAGCCCGTGGAATTGAGCCGTCTGCTGGAAGGCGTGCTGGTCCTGGTGCAGAAGGATCTGCAGATGCATCGCATCGGAGTCGATCAGGATCTGCAGCCGGCGGTCTGGGCGTCGGCTAACGCCAGCCAGATTCAGCAGATCCTGATGAATCTGATCGTCAACGGACGTCAGGCGATGAAGGAAGGTGGTCGCCTGAAGCTGGCGACTCGCGACAACGTCGAAGACGGCTGGGCGGAAATTTCGGTCGGCGACACGGGCTGCGGGATTTCCAATGAAAAGCTGCAAAAGATCTTCGACCCGTTCTACACAACGAAAACCGCGGACGCTCGCGGACAGGGCGGCACCGGTCTGGGGCTGGCACTTTGCCGAAGAATCATTGAGGCTCACAAGGGACGCATCCGTGTGGAGAGCGAAGTCGGCAGGGGCACGACGTTTACGTTGAAACTTCCGCGAGCCGAATCGCCGGCGGGTCTGATCGACACGTCAGCGGCGTAG
- a CDS encoding NAD(P)H-hydrate epimerase — protein MSPITMNRELSRQIDADAVGELGIPSLLLMENAARGAVDRLLPHCSPDSRIQILAGPGNNGGDGLAMARQLAAIGREPRIAHIPADRRLTADNEANMLFLHNSGLPVIEIREPEQLTPLLADLRPEDWIIDCLLGTGIHGAPRSPFAEIISAANESSARIFAIDIPSGLDCDTGAADGVCIRATMTVTFVSMKQGFCVPSAAEFTGQVVVEHIGIPQTWISAWYQKALASHSP, from the coding sequence ATGTCACCAATCACGATGAACCGTGAGCTGTCCCGGCAGATCGACGCCGATGCCGTGGGAGAACTGGGCATTCCAAGTCTGCTGCTGATGGAAAACGCGGCGCGGGGTGCCGTCGATCGTCTGTTGCCGCACTGTTCGCCGGATAGCCGGATCCAGATTCTTGCCGGACCTGGAAACAACGGCGGCGATGGCCTGGCGATGGCCCGGCAACTGGCGGCCATCGGTCGGGAACCCCGGATTGCACACATCCCGGCTGACCGGCGACTAACCGCCGACAACGAAGCCAACATGTTGTTTCTGCACAACAGCGGTCTGCCCGTCATCGAGATTCGCGAACCGGAACAACTTACGCCGCTGCTGGCGGATCTGCGGCCCGAAGACTGGATCATCGACTGCCTGCTGGGTACGGGGATCCACGGCGCCCCGCGGTCTCCGTTCGCGGAAATCATCTCCGCCGCGAACGAATCCTCCGCACGGATTTTCGCGATCGATATTCCCTCCGGGCTGGACTGTGATACCGGCGCGGCCGATGGAGTCTGCATTCGTGCGACGATGACCGTGACGTTTGTGTCGATGAAACAGGGGTTTTGCGTTCCGTCGGCCGCTGAGTTCACTGGTCAGGTCGTCGTGGAACACATCGGCATTCCTCAGACCTGGATCAGTGCCTGGTATCAAAAGGCACTGGCATCGCATTCGCCATAA
- a CDS encoding SDR family oxidoreductase, translated as MLDSFNDRWALVTGASSGIGAEFAARLAGRGMHLILAARRSDAMNALAQELNTRHGTKCHIVSIDLSLPDSGKRLADEVQKLGVQVELLVNNAGVGMIGDIETTSPEEVRRMLTLNILTLTDLTYRLLPGMLDRRHGAIINLSSVAAFQPVAFMAAYSASKSYVLHFSEALWAEARSRGVTVLAVCPGATETEFFDRAGAPGWLSKHTSVTPQRVVRKSLRALERRRQYIIPDWKNYLLSILVRLATRRTAVNESKRYFRPGKRRPDDNAAPPSESQNPGSDGAA; from the coding sequence TTGCTGGATTCGTTCAACGATCGCTGGGCTCTGGTCACTGGTGCATCTTCGGGCATTGGTGCCGAATTCGCTGCGCGGCTTGCCGGGCGCGGAATGCATCTGATTCTGGCGGCCCGCCGTTCCGATGCGATGAATGCGCTGGCTCAGGAACTGAATACCCGCCATGGAACGAAGTGCCACATCGTCAGCATCGATCTGTCGCTGCCCGATTCCGGAAAGCGACTGGCGGACGAAGTTCAGAAGCTGGGGGTTCAGGTCGAACTGCTTGTCAACAACGCCGGCGTCGGCATGATCGGCGACATTGAAACGACCAGTCCGGAGGAAGTCCGCCGGATGCTGACGCTTAATATTCTGACACTGACGGACCTGACATACAGGCTGCTGCCAGGGATGCTGGATCGCAGGCACGGAGCGATCATCAACCTGTCATCCGTAGCGGCGTTCCAGCCGGTGGCATTCATGGCGGCGTATTCGGCCAGCAAGTCTTATGTCCTGCACTTCTCGGAGGCGCTGTGGGCGGAAGCTCGCAGCCGCGGAGTCACGGTGCTGGCCGTTTGCCCCGGCGCGACGGAAACGGAATTCTTCGATCGCGCGGGAGCCCCCGGGTGGCTGTCGAAACATACCAGCGTGACTCCGCAGCGAGTCGTCCGGAAATCACTGCGAGCACTCGAACGGCGGCGGCAATACATCATTCCCGACTGGAAGAACTACCTGCTGAGCATTCTGGTCAGGCTCGCGACGCGACGAACCGCCGTCAACGAATCCAAACGCTACTTTCGCCCCGGAAAACGCCGGCCGGATGACAATGCGGCACCGCCATCCGAATCGCAGAATCCGGGAAGCGACGGGGCGGCCTGA